Proteins encoded within one genomic window of Solibaculum mannosilyticum:
- the mutL gene encoding DNA mismatch repair endonuclease MutL yields MAKIQVLDKQIAELIAAGEVVERPSSVVKELVENSIDAGASAITVEIQNGGVTYIRVTDNGSGIQRDDIPTAFLRHATSKVHTQEDLDHIGTLGFRGEALASIAAVSKVELLTCAKGEMIGSHYRIEGGEEVDMEDAGCPEGTTFIIRDLFYNTPARIKFLKKDVTEANAVAGVLDRIALSHPEVSIKFIRSGKEVLLTPGDGDLLSDVYAVFGRDFAKNLLPVDYTLHGIRVHGYISKPTAARPNRSMQYFFINSRVVRSRTAMAALEESCKGSVMVGRFPASVLHLEVALEGVDVNVHPAKIEVRFVNERPVFDAVYHACKNALQKEDDRKEMELQSAAKPPIRILPVTPPAKLEQTKLTDQMGGKSYSRREDDAVPSFQMQPMEKGKPSLTGSEDPLFVSGKKLQEKPPVYQSISYIPSKEESCSSDVDQNIETSQNDIEPVVTQEAEEIEEPAIRVIGEAFSTYIILEVGKELFLIDKHAAHERLLYEQIKKDATINHQMLLVPVPVTLEKSLYDAVLDHLSLLSQAGFETEDFGDGCILVRSAPLELDGADVELLVTELAGRLVTCRRDLIPEQLEWIYHSVACRAAVKAGDKNSPKELYELAVRAFEEDVRYCPHGRPIAIRLTQKELEKQFGRIQ; encoded by the coding sequence ATGGCCAAGATACAGGTTTTGGACAAGCAAATCGCCGAACTCATCGCCGCAGGAGAAGTGGTGGAACGGCCTTCTTCGGTAGTCAAGGAGCTGGTGGAAAACTCCATTGACGCCGGGGCATCTGCCATCACAGTGGAGATTCAAAACGGCGGCGTCACATACATCCGCGTAACCGACAATGGATCAGGTATTCAGCGGGACGACATTCCCACCGCATTTTTGCGTCATGCCACCAGTAAGGTTCATACCCAAGAGGATTTGGATCATATCGGGACTTTGGGATTTCGCGGGGAGGCATTGGCTTCCATTGCAGCGGTGTCCAAGGTGGAACTCCTGACCTGTGCCAAAGGGGAGATGATTGGATCCCACTACCGCATCGAAGGCGGGGAAGAAGTGGACATGGAGGATGCCGGCTGCCCGGAAGGAACTACGTTCATCATTCGGGATCTGTTTTACAATACGCCGGCCCGTATTAAATTCTTAAAAAAGGACGTCACCGAAGCCAATGCAGTTGCAGGAGTTCTGGACCGCATCGCACTGTCTCATCCGGAAGTCTCCATTAAGTTTATCCGATCGGGCAAAGAGGTACTCTTGACCCCGGGGGATGGAGATCTGTTGTCGGATGTTTATGCTGTGTTCGGCCGGGACTTTGCCAAAAATCTTCTGCCTGTGGATTATACGCTACATGGGATCCGTGTTCATGGCTACATCAGCAAACCGACGGCAGCCCGTCCAAACCGAAGCATGCAGTATTTCTTTATCAACAGCCGTGTGGTTCGTTCTAGAACCGCCATGGCGGCTTTGGAGGAATCCTGTAAAGGATCGGTGATGGTGGGACGTTTCCCAGCCAGTGTCCTGCATCTGGAAGTGGCGCTGGAGGGGGTGGACGTCAATGTCCATCCGGCAAAAATAGAGGTGCGGTTTGTCAACGAGCGGCCCGTATTTGATGCGGTATATCACGCTTGCAAAAACGCCCTTCAAAAGGAAGATGACCGCAAAGAGATGGAGTTGCAATCCGCTGCAAAACCGCCTATTCGGATTTTGCCTGTGACTCCTCCCGCCAAGCTGGAGCAGACAAAGCTCACGGATCAGATGGGGGGAAAATCCTATTCTCGCCGGGAAGATGACGCTGTACCATCTTTTCAGATGCAGCCGATGGAGAAAGGTAAGCCCTCTTTAACCGGTTCAGAAGATCCCCTTTTTGTTTCCGGCAAGAAGTTACAGGAGAAGCCCCCGGTGTATCAGAGTATATCCTATATCCCATCCAAAGAAGAATCTTGTTCCTCTGATGTGGATCAAAATATTGAGACTTCTCAGAATGATATAGAACCTGTTGTGACCCAGGAAGCGGAAGAGATAGAGGAGCCGGCTATTCGAGTGATTGGGGAGGCGTTTTCCACCTATATTATCCTAGAGGTTGGGAAAGAACTCTTCCTTATTGACAAACATGCTGCTCATGAACGGTTGCTCTATGAGCAGATCAAGAAGGATGCGACTATCAACCATCAGATGTTGTTGGTTCCGGTGCCGGTGACGCTGGAAAAATCCCTTTACGATGCAGTGCTGGATCATTTGTCTTTGCTATCTCAAGCGGGATTTGAAACTGAGGATTTTGGCGACGGTTGTATTCTGGTCCGGTCTGCTCCGCTTGAACTGGATGGGGCGGACGTAGAATTGCTGGTAACTGAATTGGCAGGACGGCTTGTCACCTGTCGACGAGATTTAATTCCCGAACAGTTGGAATGGATTTATCATTCCGTAGCATGCCGGGCAGCCGTGAAAGCAGGGGATAAGAATTCACCAAAAGAACTTTATGAATTGGCTGTCCGGGCGTTTGAAGAAGATGTCCGATACTGTCCCCACGGACGTCCGATAGCAATTCGTCTGACGCAAAAAGAATTGGAAAAACAATTTGGACGGATCCAGTGA
- a CDS encoding ACT domain-containing protein: protein MKISQTVSITEDVTLITLSDSPADIHFISSIFDCIAEAKISVDMIAQSAPIGDRTSLSFTVSDDDMRKALDVVSSLRVSHPSLRPSISSGNVKVSVYSEQMRTQPGVASKVFSAAASSNVDIRLVTTSEVDISLLITKPEAETLSKAIESAFAE from the coding sequence ATGAAAATCTCACAGACCGTTTCGATTACAGAGGATGTTACCCTCATCACATTGAGCGATAGTCCGGCCGATATTCATTTTATTTCGTCCATCTTTGACTGTATTGCAGAAGCAAAAATCAGCGTGGATATGATCGCGCAATCGGCCCCTATCGGCGATCGGACCAGTTTATCCTTTACTGTCTCGGATGACGACATGCGCAAAGCGTTGGATGTGGTTTCTTCTTTGCGCGTCAGCCATCCTTCCCTGCGTCCCAGCATCAGCAGCGGCAACGTGAAAGTATCGGTATACAGCGAGCAGATGCGTACACAACCTGGCGTTGCTTCCAAAGTGTTTTCAGCCGCGGCCTCAAGCAATGTAGACATCCGTTTGGTCACTACTTCAGAGGTGGATATCTCCCTTTTGATCACAAAGCCCGAAGCCGAAACCCTCAGCAAGGCCATTGAATCAGCTTTTGCTGAATGA
- the dapB gene encoding 4-hydroxy-tetrahydrodipicolinate reductase, with product MKNILLNGCNGKMGQVITSCVEQRSDCRIAAGFDINTTMLADYPVFSDPEGYTDDADVIIDFSHPSALSGLLAFAKKRGLPIVVATTGLSPEQVEEVKEASKKIPVFYSGNMSLGINLLMELAKKATAVLGGSFDIEIVEQHHNQKIDAPSGTALMLADCISSALPEQPRYVYDRHSQRKKRDKDEIGIHSIRGGTIVGEHEVIFAGRDEVVTLSHSAHSKEIFATGSVNAALFLIGKQPGLYNMGDLVASKN from the coding sequence TTGAAAAATATCCTTTTAAACGGCTGCAACGGTAAAATGGGGCAGGTCATTACATCTTGCGTGGAGCAGAGGTCGGATTGCCGCATTGCCGCTGGATTTGATATTAACACCACTATGTTGGCCGATTATCCTGTGTTTTCGGATCCGGAAGGCTACACGGATGATGCCGATGTGATCATCGATTTCTCCCATCCCTCTGCCCTATCCGGTCTTCTGGCATTTGCCAAGAAACGTGGACTCCCTATTGTGGTGGCCACCACCGGTCTCTCTCCTGAACAGGTGGAAGAAGTCAAAGAGGCTTCTAAGAAGATACCGGTTTTTTATTCGGGTAACATGTCTTTGGGCATCAATCTGCTCATGGAACTCGCTAAAAAGGCGACGGCTGTATTAGGCGGATCCTTTGATATTGAGATTGTAGAGCAACATCACAATCAGAAGATCGATGCCCCTAGCGGTACGGCTCTCATGCTGGCCGACTGCATCTCCAGCGCACTGCCTGAACAGCCCCGTTACGTATACGACCGCCACTCCCAACGCAAAAAGAGAGATAAAGATGAGATCGGTATTCACTCTATCCGCGGCGGTACCATCGTCGGGGAACATGAAGTGATCTTTGCCGGGCGTGATGAAGTGGTTACCCTCTCCCATTCGGCCCATTCCAAAGAGATTTTTGCCACTGGTTCTGTCAATGCCGCTCTCTTCCTCATCGGCAAACAGCCTGGACTTTATAACATGGGCGATTTGGTGGCTTCTAAAAATTAG
- the dapA gene encoding 4-hydroxy-tetrahydrodipicolinate synthase, whose amino-acid sequence MKKTIFTGSAVAIVTPMNADGSVNFEKFGQLIDFQIENDTDAIVVCGTTGESATLTHEEHCQCLQFATKHVAGRVPVIVGTGSNHTDYALALTKEAKEAGADAALMVTPYYNKASQSGLITHYSYIADRVDIPIILYNVPSRTGVNIKPETYFELSKHPNVVATKEANGNLVSVMETINLCGDNLDIYSGSDEFIAPIMMLGGKGIISVMSNVMPKETHAIAAACLEGDCKKGGQLQMKYLDMINALFSDVNPIPVKEAMNLMGMEVGNCRLPLSPMEKGALQKLKDVLKKYGLI is encoded by the coding sequence ATGAAAAAAACTATTTTTACCGGTTCCGCTGTTGCTATCGTCACTCCTATGAATGCCGACGGCAGCGTAAACTTTGAGAAGTTCGGCCAGCTCATCGACTTCCAGATCGAAAATGATACCGATGCCATTGTGGTGTGCGGTACCACCGGTGAATCGGCCACTCTGACCCATGAAGAGCATTGTCAGTGCCTCCAGTTTGCCACCAAGCATGTGGCGGGCCGCGTTCCCGTCATTGTGGGCACCGGCAGCAATCACACCGATTATGCGTTGGCTCTCACCAAAGAGGCCAAAGAAGCCGGTGCAGACGCCGCTCTGATGGTAACTCCCTATTACAACAAAGCTTCCCAGTCCGGCCTTATCACCCATTACAGCTACATAGCCGATCGGGTGGATATCCCGATTATTTTGTATAACGTCCCTAGCCGTACGGGAGTCAACATCAAGCCGGAAACTTACTTTGAGCTTTCCAAACATCCCAACGTCGTCGCCACCAAGGAGGCAAACGGAAATCTGGTTTCAGTCATGGAGACCATCAACCTGTGCGGCGATAATCTGGACATTTACTCCGGCAGCGATGAATTTATTGCACCCATTATGATGCTGGGCGGCAAAGGTATTATCTCGGTTATGTCCAACGTCATGCCCAAGGAAACTCACGCCATCGCTGCGGCCTGTTTAGAGGGCGACTGCAAAAAGGGCGGTCAGCTCCAGATGAAATATCTTGATATGATCAACGCCCTGTTCAGCGACGTCAATCCCATCCCGGTCAAAGAAGCCATGAATCTTATGGGAATGGAAGTGGGTAACTGCCGGCTTCCTCTCTCCCCCATGGAGAAGGGCGCGCTTCAGAAACTCAAGGATGTACTGAAAAAATACGGTCTGATCTGA
- the asd gene encoding aspartate-semialdehyde dehydrogenase, with the protein MNGKQYKVGIIGATGMVGQRFMTLLCNHPWFDVKVLAASGRSAGKPYREAIGDRWVMDASIPEKLADLTVLDAEKDMDQIVSQVDFVFCAVNMPKDEIRALEEKYAKAECPVISNNSANRFTPDVPMIVPEINPDHTDIIQAQRKRLGTKRGFIAVKSNCSLQSYVPAIHPLMDLGVTKVLTCTYQAISGAGKTLKNYPDIIDNVIPFIGGEEEKSEQEPLKIWGSIQGDVIVPTSSPSITAQCLRVPVQDGHMAAVFASFEKPVDLDDIISRWNSYKGVPQELELPSAPKQFLHYFTEENRPQTRLDRNLENGMAVSIGRLRRDTQYDIKFVCLSHNTLRGAAGGAVLMAELLCAKGYFD; encoded by the coding sequence ATGAATGGTAAGCAGTATAAAGTGGGAATCATTGGTGCCACTGGTATGGTCGGCCAGCGTTTTATGACGCTTCTGTGCAACCATCCGTGGTTTGATGTCAAAGTTTTGGCGGCCAGCGGCCGTTCGGCCGGCAAACCCTATCGGGAGGCCATCGGAGACCGTTGGGTCATGGATGCCTCTATCCCTGAAAAATTGGCCGATCTCACCGTGCTGGACGCTGAGAAGGATATGGATCAGATCGTAAGCCAGGTGGATTTTGTCTTTTGCGCCGTTAACATGCCCAAAGACGAAATCCGCGCTCTGGAGGAAAAATACGCCAAAGCTGAATGCCCCGTCATCTCCAACAACAGCGCAAACCGCTTTACCCCCGACGTCCCCATGATCGTGCCGGAGATCAATCCCGATCACACTGATATCATCCAGGCACAGCGCAAACGTCTGGGCACCAAACGCGGTTTTATCGCCGTCAAATCCAACTGTTCCCTACAGAGCTATGTGCCTGCCATCCATCCTCTGATGGATCTGGGCGTCACCAAAGTTCTGACCTGCACGTATCAGGCCATTTCCGGCGCCGGCAAGACGCTTAAAAATTATCCTGATATCATCGATAACGTCATCCCCTTCATCGGCGGCGAGGAAGAGAAGTCTGAGCAGGAACCCCTGAAAATCTGGGGAAGCATCCAGGGCGACGTCATCGTTCCCACCTCCTCCCCCAGCATTACGGCACAGTGCTTGCGCGTCCCGGTGCAGGACGGCCATATGGCGGCGGTATTCGCTTCTTTTGAAAAGCCTGTGGATCTGGACGACATTATCTCCCGTTGGAACTCTTACAAAGGCGTCCCTCAGGAGCTGGAGCTTCCGTCGGCTCCCAAACAGTTCCTGCATTATTTCACAGAGGAGAATCGTCCCCAGACCCGCTTGGACCGCAATCTGGAAAACGGTATGGCGGTCTCTATTGGACGTCTTCGCCGCGACACCCAATACGATATCAAGTTCGTATGCCTCTCTCATAACACCTTGCGCGGTGCAGCAGGCGGCGCTGTCCTGATGGCCGAACTGCTGTGTGCAAAAGGGTATTTTGACTAA
- the queA gene encoding tRNA preQ1(34) S-adenosylmethionine ribosyltransferase-isomerase QueA → MKKSDFYYDLPEELIAQTPIEPRDHSRLMVLDRSKEGVEHKHFYDLVDYLNPGDCLILNDSRVLPARLYGAREDTGAVVEFLLLADKGNGVWETLCGPGKKARPGHRFSFGEGLMTGEVLDIIEGGNRLVKLSCEGPIYPMLERIGEMPLPHYITQKLENQERYQTVYSKEPGSAAAPTAGLHFTPELLEKLKAKGVKIGFVTLHVGLGTFRPVKEDEIEHHTMHSEHYTLPEETAQLILDTKKNGGRVIAVGTTSCRTLESVATYHGKIEAAEGDTSIFIYPGYTFKVLDGLVTNFHLPESTLVMLVSALAGRERILEAYRIAVEEKYRFFSFGDAMYIR, encoded by the coding sequence ATGAAAAAAAGCGATTTTTATTATGACCTGCCTGAGGAACTCATTGCACAGACCCCTATAGAACCCAGGGATCATTCCAGGCTGATGGTGCTGGACCGGTCCAAAGAAGGGGTAGAACATAAGCATTTTTATGATCTAGTGGATTATCTGAATCCCGGTGATTGTCTTATTTTAAACGATTCCCGGGTGCTACCCGCCAGACTTTACGGTGCGCGGGAGGATACAGGCGCTGTGGTGGAGTTTTTGCTGTTGGCCGACAAGGGGAACGGCGTATGGGAAACCCTGTGCGGCCCCGGGAAAAAGGCGCGGCCTGGACATCGATTCTCCTTTGGAGAGGGACTGATGACTGGAGAAGTGCTGGATATCATTGAAGGGGGCAACCGTTTGGTAAAGCTCTCCTGTGAGGGCCCTATTTATCCTATGCTGGAGCGCATTGGAGAGATGCCGCTTCCCCATTATATCACCCAGAAACTGGAGAATCAGGAACGTTATCAGACAGTTTATTCCAAAGAACCCGGATCAGCTGCTGCTCCCACGGCTGGCCTGCATTTTACACCGGAGCTTTTAGAGAAGTTAAAAGCCAAGGGGGTAAAGATCGGTTTTGTGACTCTTCACGTAGGTCTTGGAACCTTCCGACCAGTGAAAGAGGATGAAATTGAGCATCATACCATGCATTCCGAGCATTATACGCTGCCGGAAGAGACGGCTCAGCTTATTTTGGATACCAAGAAAAACGGCGGACGGGTCATCGCAGTAGGGACTACATCTTGCCGGACGCTAGAAAGTGTGGCCACCTATCATGGTAAAATCGAGGCGGCGGAAGGGGACACCAGTATTTTTATTTATCCCGGATATACCTTTAAGGTACTGGATGGCTTGGTGACAAACTTCCATCTGCCGGAAAGCACATTAGTCATGTTGGTCTCAGCCTTGGCGGGACGGGAGAGAATCTTAGAGGCATATCGCATTGCTGTAGAGGAGAAGTATCGCTTTTTCAGCTTTGGCGATGCAATGTATATTAGGTAA
- a CDS encoding TetR/AcrR family transcriptional regulator — protein MAVPDHSIDPRILASARKEFLEKGFEKASLKGICQGADVTTGALYKRYKGKEELFCAVVEQTVKELYAVANERGDRDPRELSDVELIKCWDMDGSDMMWWFQFLYDRHDDFVLLLTCAEGTRYSNFQHDWVEVLTKATSSFLAEAQRRNLCRKDVGPDELHILLTAFWTTIYEPFIHRFTWEQMEEHCRIVCHLFDWHSALAFRILE, from the coding sequence ATGGCGGTGCCAGACCATTCTATTGATCCCCGCATATTGGCCAGCGCCCGAAAAGAATTTCTGGAAAAGGGATTTGAAAAAGCGTCTCTCAAGGGGATCTGCCAGGGGGCCGATGTCACCACCGGCGCCCTGTACAAACGATATAAGGGCAAGGAAGAGCTGTTCTGTGCTGTTGTAGAACAGACGGTCAAAGAATTGTATGCTGTGGCAAACGAGCGCGGGGATCGGGATCCAAGGGAACTATCCGATGTTGAGCTTATTAAATGTTGGGATATGGATGGCTCGGATATGATGTGGTGGTTTCAATTCCTCTATGATCGGCACGATGATTTTGTCCTGTTGCTCACCTGCGCAGAAGGCACCCGGTATTCCAACTTTCAGCACGACTGGGTGGAGGTGCTGACAAAGGCAACAAGCTCCTTTTTGGCAGAAGCCCAAAGGCGCAACCTCTGCCGGAAGGATGTGGGACCGGATGAGCTGCATATCCTGCTCACCGCTTTCTGGACCACCATCTATGAGCCCTTTATCCATCGATTTACCTGGGAGCAGATGGAAGAACACTGCCGGATTGTCTGCCATCTGTTTGACTGGCATAGCGCGTTGGCGTTTCGCATCCTGGAATGA
- a CDS encoding ABC transporter ATP-binding protein: MFKKVLEYAGEYRKTTYTSMIVMLFGIVMSVLPFLFIYQLIRPLLLREIVGVGYILWRVAAIAVCGVLYAIFYVKGLSLSHRSAYNTLKNLRFSLQGKLEKQPLGVIQEKGVGSLKKMFIDDIDSIELLLAHALPEGMANLAVPVFVFITMFFVDWKLALLSLCALPLGLIAMMAMYKAGTSKMGAYYAAAQKMNNTIVEYINGMEVVKVFNRDGESYKRFEQDVRGYRDFTLAWYKVCWPWMALYNSILPCVALFTLPIGAYLVLSGYSTLPDLALVLCMSFGVGTPLLRALSFLSTLPQINYKITALEQLMSAPVLQQTKDPFSGKDHSILFENVHFAYREEEVLHGISLKVPEGSLTAFVGESGSGKSTLAKLLVHYYDVTSGAVEIGGQDIRKMSVEALNDQISYVAQEQFLFNMSLLENIRLGRPGATDEEVMEAADKAQCGEFLARLEDGIHTLAGDGGKQLSGGERQRISLARAILKDAPIVVLDEATAFMDPENEEKMNQAIAQVIRGKTVIVIAHRLHSIVNADRICVLDKGNLADIGTHGELLKRCPEYQKLWRAAESSAQWSVSGKGGDA, translated from the coding sequence GTGTTCAAAAAGGTATTGGAATACGCAGGTGAGTACCGAAAGACTACCTACACTTCCATGATCGTCATGTTGTTTGGCATCGTGATGAGCGTACTACCATTTTTATTCATCTATCAGCTCATCCGGCCGCTTTTGCTGAGGGAGATAGTTGGCGTGGGATATATTCTCTGGAGGGTTGCAGCTATTGCGGTATGCGGCGTTCTGTATGCTATTTTTTATGTGAAAGGCTTGTCTCTTTCTCATCGCTCGGCCTACAACACCCTGAAAAATCTTCGCTTCTCCCTGCAGGGCAAACTGGAAAAACAACCTTTGGGGGTTATCCAGGAAAAGGGCGTGGGATCTCTGAAAAAAATGTTTATTGATGATATTGACTCCATTGAGCTTTTATTGGCTCATGCTCTACCGGAAGGGATGGCAAATCTGGCGGTGCCTGTCTTTGTATTCATCACCATGTTTTTTGTGGACTGGAAGCTGGCTCTTTTGTCCCTCTGCGCCCTGCCCTTAGGACTCATTGCCATGATGGCCATGTACAAGGCGGGCACCAGTAAAATGGGCGCCTATTACGCCGCCGCCCAAAAGATGAACAATACCATTGTAGAATACATCAACGGAATGGAAGTGGTCAAGGTCTTTAATCGGGACGGCGAAAGCTACAAACGTTTTGAACAGGATGTGCGTGGCTACCGGGATTTTACATTAGCTTGGTACAAGGTTTGCTGGCCGTGGATGGCGCTGTATAACAGCATTCTGCCCTGTGTAGCGCTGTTCACCCTGCCCATTGGAGCTTATCTGGTGTTGAGTGGATATTCCACCCTTCCAGATCTGGCGTTAGTACTGTGCATGTCCTTTGGGGTGGGAACACCGCTTTTGCGGGCGCTGAGCTTCCTGTCCACCCTGCCCCAGATCAACTATAAAATCACAGCATTGGAGCAGTTGATGAGTGCGCCGGTTCTCCAGCAGACAAAAGATCCCTTCTCTGGTAAAGACCATAGTATCCTCTTTGAGAACGTGCATTTTGCCTATCGGGAGGAGGAAGTGCTCCACGGCATTTCCCTGAAAGTACCGGAGGGAAGCCTCACCGCATTCGTGGGGGAATCCGGCAGCGGAAAATCGACATTAGCAAAGCTGCTGGTGCATTATTACGATGTGACCAGCGGAGCGGTCGAAATCGGGGGACAGGATATCCGAAAGATGAGCGTAGAAGCACTCAACGACCAGATCTCTTATGTAGCCCAGGAGCAGTTCCTGTTCAATATGAGCCTTTTGGAAAATATCCGACTGGGCAGGCCTGGAGCCACGGATGAGGAAGTGATGGAGGCTGCTGATAAGGCCCAGTGCGGGGAGTTTCTCGCCCGACTGGAAGATGGCATCCATACACTGGCGGGAGACGGGGGCAAACAGCTTTCTGGCGGGGAACGTCAGCGTATTTCGCTGGCCCGGGCCATTCTGAAGGACGCACCCATTGTAGTGCTTGACGAGGCAACTGCATTTATGGACCCTGAAAACGAGGAAAAAATGAACCAGGCTATTGCCCAAGTGATCCGGGGGAAAACGGTGATCGTCATTGCCCACCGGCTCCATTCGATTGTAAATGCGGATCGGATTTGCGTTTTGGATAAGGGGAATCTGGCGGATATCGGCACCCATGGAGAATTACTTAAACGCTGTCCGGAATATCAGAAACTGTGGCGGGCGGCTGAGAGCAGTGCCCAATGGAGCGTCAGCGGAAAAGGAGGAGATGCATAA
- a CDS encoding ABC transporter ATP-binding protein, translating into MIRLMKRILAVSGSYKRRIQVAFIFSFLKSLLAKAPIMLAFLVLAGFYEGTMSPENCLWYGFGMVICVLLQVVFHHIADRLQSAAGFMVFSDMRMKLGAHLRRMPMGYFTQGNIGKISSVLSSDMVFIEENCMTVLADMMSYIFAQTIMVVFLLFFNLWIGLAAAAVIGIVMLIARGMKKEALHDSKDRQEQNENLTEAVLDFVEGIGIIKSYNLLGEKSRQLTGNFEKSCETNIRFEENHSPWQLWLNIAYGVGAAAIVALSLYLNSQALLSVTFVVGIMLFVFDLFGPMKALYSQATRLTVMNSCMDRIEEIFDEKELPDNGGEAIPEGGNTPEVEFQNVGFSYGEKEVLHGVSFQLPRNQMAALVGPSGGGKSTVANLLTRFWDVKSGTVLVRGKDIRNVRLSDLMDHISMVFQRVYLFQDTIYNNIAMGRPDATRDEVIEAAKKARCYDFIMALPNGFDTMIGEGGETLSGGEKQRISIARCILKNAPIVILDEATASVDADNESYIQKAISELCKGKTLLVIAHRLNTIRNADQILVIADGKIAQRGTHEELMAAKGLYKNFVTVREQSRGWSQR; encoded by the coding sequence ATGATTCGACTGATGAAACGAATTCTGGCGGTATCAGGGAGCTATAAAAGGCGTATCCAGGTGGCTTTTATTTTCTCCTTCTTAAAATCTTTGCTGGCCAAAGCGCCCATTATGCTGGCCTTTCTAGTGCTGGCAGGCTTCTATGAAGGGACGATGTCTCCAGAAAATTGCCTGTGGTACGGCTTTGGTATGGTTATCTGTGTTTTATTGCAGGTGGTGTTCCACCACATTGCCGACCGGCTTCAGTCGGCGGCGGGTTTCATGGTATTCTCCGATATGCGTATGAAGCTGGGTGCGCACCTGCGGCGAATGCCTATGGGGTACTTCACGCAAGGGAATATCGGAAAGATCAGCTCAGTCCTCTCCTCCGATATGGTGTTCATCGAGGAAAACTGCATGACGGTGCTGGCGGATATGATGAGCTATATTTTTGCTCAGACGATCATGGTTGTGTTCCTGCTCTTTTTCAATCTATGGATCGGTCTTGCTGCGGCCGCCGTCATCGGAATCGTAATGCTCATTGCCAGAGGAATGAAAAAAGAAGCCTTGCATGACTCAAAGGACCGGCAGGAGCAAAATGAAAATCTAACCGAAGCGGTGCTTGACTTTGTGGAAGGAATCGGTATCATCAAGAGCTATAACCTGTTAGGGGAAAAATCCCGGCAGCTTACCGGAAACTTTGAAAAAAGCTGCGAGACCAATATCCGATTTGAGGAGAATCATTCTCCCTGGCAGCTATGGCTGAATATCGCATACGGGGTGGGTGCGGCCGCCATTGTGGCACTTTCTCTGTATCTCAACAGCCAGGCTTTGCTGAGCGTCACTTTTGTAGTGGGGATTATGTTGTTTGTCTTCGACCTGTTCGGCCCTATGAAGGCACTGTACTCTCAGGCTACCCGCCTGACCGTGATGAACAGTTGTATGGATCGGATCGAAGAAATTTTTGATGAAAAGGAACTGCCGGATAACGGTGGCGAAGCTATCCCGGAAGGTGGGAATACCCCGGAGGTGGAGTTTCAGAACGTTGGCTTTTCCTACGGAGAAAAGGAGGTGCTCCACGGCGTCTCTTTCCAATTACCCCGAAACCAGATGGCTGCTTTGGTGGGTCCCTCCGGCGGAGGGAAATCCACTGTTGCCAATCTTCTTACCCGATTTTGGGACGTAAAATCCGGAACAGTACTAGTACGGGGAAAGGATATCCGAAACGTCCGGCTCTCCGATCTCATGGACCATATCAGCATGGTGTTTCAGAGGGTATATCTTTTTCAGGACACCATCTACAATAACATTGCCATGGGCCGTCCGGATGCCACCCGGGACGAGGTGATAGAAGCCGCAAAAAAGGCCCGGTGTTATGATTTTATCATGGCCTTGCCGAATGGATTTGACACCATGATCGGCGAAGGAGGCGAAACACTTTCCGGCGGGGAAAAGCAGCGCATTTCCATTGCCCGGTGTATACTCAAAAATGCCCCTATCGTGATCTTGGACGAGGCAACCGCCAGTGTGGATGCCGATAACGAGAGCTATATCCAGAAAGCTATCAGTGAACTATGTAAGGGTAAAACTCTGCTGGTAATCGCCCACCGGCTGAACACCATACGGAATGCCGACCAGATTCTGGTGATAGCGGATGGGAAGATTGCCCAGAGGGGTACCCACGAGGAACTTATGGCCGCCAAAGGACTTTACAAAAATTTTGTAACCGTTCGGGAGCAGAGCCGGGGCTGGAGCCAGCGTTAA